In one window of Desulfonatronospira thiodismutans ASO3-1 DNA:
- a CDS encoding PhoH family protein: MPENNTDQLQFSNSAYVQELCGPQGRNLETIHQQTGVQIESRGGSMTLTAKDQGDLELARSSLLQLYALIESGYKVYPEDVEAALRILRQDIKADLKKIFKKEVFVVSSKKTIAPRSSTQRAYLQAIKEKDLVFGIGPAGTGKTYLAVAVAISYLMQRVVKRIILARPAVEAGEKLGFLPGDMLEKVNPYLRPLYDALHDMLEFNKVQELLESGMIEVAPLAFMRGRTLNESFIILDEAQNTTPEQMKMFLTRMGLGSKAVITGDITQVDLPGAAVSGLIQSRDVLKGEEGIKFIYFNEHDVIRHSLVARIIKAYERFDQARLEKKEEGRKSEHDE; this comes from the coding sequence ATGCCTGAAAACAACACAGATCAGCTGCAATTCAGCAATTCCGCCTACGTTCAGGAGCTGTGCGGCCCCCAGGGCCGCAACCTGGAGACGATTCATCAGCAGACCGGGGTGCAGATAGAAAGCCGCGGGGGCTCCATGACTCTGACAGCAAAGGACCAGGGCGACCTGGAACTGGCCAGAAGCAGCCTGCTTCAGCTCTACGCCCTTATCGAATCCGGCTACAAGGTCTACCCCGAGGATGTGGAGGCGGCTCTAAGGATCCTCAGGCAGGACATAAAGGCGGACCTGAAAAAAATATTCAAGAAGGAAGTCTTTGTTGTTTCCAGCAAGAAGACCATAGCCCCCAGAAGTTCCACCCAGAGGGCCTACCTGCAGGCCATAAAGGAAAAAGACCTGGTTTTCGGAATAGGCCCGGCCGGCACGGGCAAGACCTACCTGGCCGTGGCTGTGGCCATATCCTACCTCATGCAGAGGGTGGTCAAACGGATAATCCTGGCCAGACCGGCTGTGGAGGCCGGGGAAAAACTGGGATTTCTCCCGGGGGATATGCTGGAAAAAGTCAATCCCTACCTGCGCCCTCTGTATGATGCCCTGCACGACATGCTGGAATTCAACAAGGTCCAGGAACTTCTGGAGAGCGGAATGATCGAGGTGGCCCCCCTGGCCTTCATGCGCGGGCGGACCCTGAACGAATCCTTTATCATCCTTGATGAGGCCCAGAACACAACCCCGGAACAGATGAAAATGTTTCTTACCCGCATGGGACTTGGTTCCAAGGCAGTTATAACCGGGGACATCACCCAGGTGGATCTGCCGGGAGCCGCTGTATCCGGGCTTATTCAGTCCCGGGATGTACTCAAGGGAGAAGAAGGCATCAAATTCATCTACTTCAATGAACATGATGTCATCCGCCACAGCCTGGTAGCCAGGATAATCAAGGCCTATGAGCGTTTTGATCAGGCCCGCCTGGAAAAAAAGGAAGAAGGAAGAAAATCAGAACATGATGAGTAA
- the purE gene encoding 5-(carboxyamino)imidazole ribonucleotide mutase: protein MPKVAIFMGSKSDLDLVKPCAKILSDLEIEHFMTISSAHRTPVRTKELVQEMESKGCRVFICAAGMAAHLAGAVAAQTIRPVIGIPLAASSLSGWDSLLATVQMPPGFPVATVALDKAGARNAAWMAAQILALEDDALAGKIRQAREKMARDVEEAARDI, encoded by the coding sequence ATGCCCAAAGTAGCAATCTTTATGGGAAGCAAGTCCGATCTGGACCTGGTCAAACCATGCGCCAAGATTCTAAGCGACCTGGAAATCGAGCACTTCATGACCATTTCCTCGGCTCACCGCACACCGGTGCGTACCAAAGAACTGGTGCAGGAGATGGAGTCCAAGGGCTGCAGGGTCTTTATCTGCGCCGCTGGAATGGCTGCTCACCTGGCCGGGGCCGTGGCCGCCCAGACCATCAGGCCGGTTATCGGCATCCCCCTGGCTGCATCCAGCTTGAGCGGCTGGGACTCTCTGCTGGCCACAGTGCAGATGCCTCCGGGCTTTCCAGTGGCCACGGTTGCCCTGGACAAGGCCGGTGCCAGAAATGCAGCCTGGATGGCCGCCCAGATCCTGGCCCTGGAGGATGACGCCCTGGCCGGTAAAATCAGGCAGGCCCGGGAAAAGATGGCCCGGGACGTGGAAGAGGCGGCCCGGGATATATAG
- a CDS encoding LPS-assembly protein LptD: protein MLLIAGCSWASDEPWELEADQMYVDQEKNLVEAFGNVLMWRMDDYVQADYARLHTDTNWIYLKGNIQARFEGDHIEGREAELDLDNHVGWIKEGKVFMAQDNVYFSGERMEKTGPHTYTYEDGIMTSCDDRPAPWSIKSSRGEVTVEGYARLWHPRFRVKDRPILYSPYMIAPVKTKRQSGFLFPTFGQGSEYGFNFNLPYYHVIDDQRDMTFYANYYTDRGFMPGVEYRHTPRLHRKGLWRADWLRDRQVHDQGNEPSRFEDDGLFRPNRDRYWIRGKYDHYDPATDWTFRLDVDYVSDQNYLREFSDGHSGYYASRDEFEDEFGRDIQGKDRLRRNNIFSASRNWNNLGFNTRLVYTDNLEYRNRNKPARRNPTVQRLPEVNLDLYRTRLGDSPFELESSNEGVYFWREYGTTATRLDVHPRLSMPIRSGWGRIIPSAGWRQTGYFVDSFQDEPVERDTDSRFQTRGIYDFNIRADTELQRIFEMGPAPEVKWGSVGESAWTGVKHSMLPELEFDYIPDKDQDKYPSFDSTDRIAAREELTYSLRNIFTRRLERVRQGTDEGEPVLSKDYRNFLRVELEQSYDFREARRSHSREYNRRPFSDLLAEISFNPNQYITLSNKTWYSFYETMVTEHEHTLTLTWPDVASTWFSLDFLNEIDEYKRTVDERINILEVGMDLDYFRKWRFEASMKRDMEHSRALENRLSAEYRHQCYGFMFEYKKTDYDHSFAFHIKLLNLGEWGI, encoded by the coding sequence ATGCTTTTAATCGCCGGCTGTTCCTGGGCTTCAGATGAACCCTGGGAGCTTGAGGCGGATCAAATGTACGTGGACCAGGAGAAAAACCTGGTGGAAGCCTTCGGCAATGTCTTGATGTGGCGGATGGATGATTATGTTCAGGCTGATTACGCCAGGCTGCATACTGATACCAACTGGATATATCTCAAGGGGAATATTCAGGCCAGGTTTGAAGGAGATCACATTGAGGGCCGGGAGGCTGAACTGGATCTGGACAATCATGTGGGCTGGATCAAAGAGGGCAAAGTATTCATGGCCCAGGACAATGTCTATTTTTCCGGGGAACGTATGGAAAAGACCGGTCCGCATACGTATACTTATGAAGACGGGATAATGACTTCCTGTGATGACCGACCCGCACCCTGGTCCATCAAATCCAGCCGGGGCGAAGTCACCGTGGAAGGCTATGCCAGGCTGTGGCATCCCAGATTCCGGGTCAAGGACCGCCCAATCCTGTATTCACCGTACATGATAGCCCCGGTGAAAACAAAGAGACAGAGCGGTTTTCTTTTCCCCACCTTCGGCCAGGGCTCGGAATACGGCTTCAATTTCAATCTTCCCTACTATCACGTTATAGACGATCAAAGGGACATGACTTTTTACGCCAACTACTACACCGATCGCGGGTTCATGCCCGGGGTGGAATACCGCCATACGCCGAGGCTGCACAGAAAGGGCCTGTGGAGAGCGGACTGGCTAAGGGACAGGCAGGTCCACGACCAGGGCAATGAACCAAGCAGGTTCGAGGATGACGGCCTGTTCAGACCCAACCGTGACCGCTACTGGATAAGGGGCAAATACGATCATTATGATCCGGCCACGGACTGGACCTTCCGCCTGGATGTGGACTATGTTTCGGATCAGAATTACCTGCGGGAGTTCAGTGATGGTCACTCTGGATATTATGCCAGCCGGGACGAGTTCGAGGATGAATTCGGCCGGGACATCCAGGGCAAAGACCGGCTAAGAAGAAACAATATTTTCAGTGCCAGCCGCAACTGGAACAATCTGGGATTTAACACCAGACTGGTGTATACCGACAACCTGGAATACAGAAACAGAAATAAGCCTGCACGCAGAAATCCTACAGTGCAGAGGCTGCCTGAAGTCAACCTGGATCTGTATCGCACCAGGCTGGGAGATTCGCCTTTTGAACTGGAATCATCCAACGAGGGCGTCTATTTCTGGAGGGAGTACGGCACCACCGCCACCAGGCTGGATGTTCATCCCAGGCTTAGCATGCCCATTAGAAGCGGATGGGGAAGGATAATTCCCAGCGCAGGCTGGAGGCAGACCGGCTACTTCGTGGACAGTTTCCAGGATGAACCGGTAGAGCGCGATACTGACAGCCGGTTTCAAACCAGGGGGATATATGATTTTAATATCCGGGCGGATACTGAACTGCAGCGCATATTTGAGATGGGACCGGCCCCTGAAGTAAAATGGGGAAGTGTGGGCGAGTCAGCCTGGACCGGAGTAAAGCATTCCATGCTCCCTGAACTGGAGTTTGACTACATACCTGACAAGGACCAGGATAAATATCCAAGCTTCGATTCCACCGATCGCATCGCTGCCAGAGAGGAATTGACATACAGCCTTAGAAATATATTCACCCGCAGACTGGAGCGCGTCCGCCAGGGGACAGATGAGGGGGAACCGGTTTTAAGTAAGGACTACCGGAATTTTTTGCGCGTGGAACTGGAGCAGTCATACGACTTCAGGGAGGCCAGGCGCAGCCACAGCCGGGAGTACAACCGCAGACCGTTTTCGGATCTTCTGGCCGAGATCAGCTTCAACCCCAATCAGTACATTACACTCAGCAACAAAACCTGGTATTCTTTCTACGAAACCATGGTCACTGAGCACGAACATACACTTACCCTGACCTGGCCGGATGTGGCCAGCACCTGGTTCAGCCTGGATTTTTTAAATGAGATAGACGAATACAAAAGAACAGTGGATGAGAGGATAAATATCCTGGAAGTGGGCATGGACCTGGACTATTTTCGCAAATGGCGCTTTGAGGCCTCCATGAAAAGAGACATGGAACATTCCAGGGCCCTGGAGAACAGGCTTTCGGCCGAGTACAGGCACCAGTGTTATGGATTTATGTTTGAATACAAAAAGACGGATTACGATCACAGCTTCGCCTTTCACATTAAACTGTTGAACCTGGGAGAATGGGGGATCTGA
- the ybeY gene encoding rRNA maturation RNase YbeY produces MKINVELSAPLVPVLCLSRREVRDIIRRILENLDCRESSLNLVITDDSRMQHLNSAFLFCPGPTNVLAFEEESRHESGFLGEVFISAQAVIRESILYSQPIFEHFVRLLAHGIEHLAGFEHGPEMEDRTLHLQRTIKAEEYGL; encoded by the coding sequence TTGAAAATAAACGTGGAATTAAGCGCCCCTCTTGTCCCGGTCCTGTGCCTTAGCCGCAGGGAAGTCCGGGACATAATCCGGAGGATACTGGAAAATCTGGACTGCCGGGAATCATCACTAAACCTGGTTATCACCGACGACTCCCGCATGCAGCATCTGAACTCGGCCTTTCTCTTCTGCCCCGGCCCCACGAATGTCCTGGCCTTTGAGGAAGAATCCAGGCATGAATCGGGATTTCTGGGAGAGGTCTTTATCAGTGCCCAGGCTGTAATACGCGAGTCAATCCTTTATAGCCAGCCCATATTTGAGCATTTTGTCCGCCTGCTGGCCCACGGCATTGAACACCTGGCCGGCTTTGAGCACGGCCCGGAAATGGAAGACCGGACCCTGCACCTGCAAAGAACCATTAAAGCAGAGGAATACGGGCTTTAA
- a CDS encoding queuosine precursor transporter, which yields MQERVSPALICLACIFAGSLVIAAVISSKIISVGPIVVPAGILAYCLTFVASDVISEIWGKNTARQVVAGGFAALVVCLGLIHLALAWPAAPFWEGGQAFEEVLGAAPRIILASLAAYIVSQYHDVWAFHFWKKTFRGRHLWLRNNLSTAVSQLLDSTIFICIAFLGVMPLLPLILGQMAVKLIIAFLDTPLVYLLVWLLKKPSSQEKYSTMG from the coding sequence GTGCAGGAACGTGTCAGTCCGGCCCTTATCTGCCTGGCCTGCATCTTTGCCGGCAGCCTGGTAATAGCCGCGGTCATTTCTTCCAAGATAATCAGCGTGGGTCCCATTGTGGTCCCGGCGGGCATCCTGGCCTACTGCCTGACCTTTGTGGCCTCGGATGTCATAAGTGAGATCTGGGGAAAAAACACGGCCAGGCAGGTGGTGGCCGGAGGCTTTGCAGCCCTGGTGGTCTGCCTGGGCCTGATACACCTGGCCCTGGCCTGGCCCGCCGCCCCTTTCTGGGAAGGGGGCCAGGCCTTTGAAGAGGTCCTGGGGGCTGCTCCCAGAATCATCCTGGCCTCTCTGGCTGCATACATTGTCAGCCAGTACCACGATGTCTGGGCTTTTCATTTCTGGAAAAAGACATTTCGCGGCAGGCACCTGTGGCTTAGAAACAATCTCTCCACCGCAGTATCCCAGCTCCTGGACAGCACCATCTTCATCTGTATAGCCTTTCTGGGGGTCATGCCTTTGCTGCCCCTGATCCTGGGCCAGATGGCGGTGAAGCTCATCATAGCCTTCCTGGATACCCCGCTGGTGTATCTTTTGGTATGGCTGCTCAAAAAACCCAGCAGCCAGGAAAAATACTCGACCATGGGATAA
- the mutL gene encoding DNA mismatch repair endonuclease MutL, with amino-acid sequence MNGIKVLPPGLQNQIAAGEVVERPSSVVKELVENSLDAGAGSVQVYLEQGGQALVEVVDDGAGMLPADMALAVTRHATSKIFSMQDLVSVQSFGFRGEALPSIASVSRLRLSSCVQGRDEGSFLEILYGDHLEEGPEAMDPGTRVKVQNLLANIPARLKFLKTKNTEAKKCSENFIRLALANLEVDLELYSEGRSLHRFFANENLKERLSRVWPEQLCRDLKEVELDQGDFRVHGVASAPENAQARGERMLFYVNNRAVKDKTLISALKQAYKGRLLSREYPQAVIFLEIPPEEVDVNVHPAKSEVRFRNEKHVFSLVSRAVGKVLDKNYFQVPEMPAEEVDVAGRADSPRYGPGPGETRPEMPVFREDFRHETAPDYGDRPPKKPAPPVHAPDMGLSYLGQVENNYLVFLNSSGRLLVVDQHGAHERVVFEDLKSRQGSVQSRMLAMPMQIELHQAEKNLLEEIWSMLRSLGFVLELQDESLLQVKGLPDILTSGEGLEALRSMLEDKARDMDGILIAMACRTSIKSGSSMTRDEALSLAHKLMQCKEMNFCPHGRPICMDLGGKELERLFKRR; translated from the coding sequence GTGAACGGTATAAAAGTCCTTCCTCCGGGTCTTCAGAATCAAATAGCCGCCGGAGAAGTGGTGGAAAGGCCTTCCAGCGTGGTCAAGGAGCTTGTGGAAAACAGCCTGGATGCTGGAGCTGGAAGTGTCCAGGTGTACCTGGAGCAGGGAGGGCAGGCCCTGGTGGAGGTGGTTGACGACGGAGCGGGCATGCTGCCTGCTGATATGGCCCTGGCGGTTACCAGGCATGCCACCAGCAAGATTTTCAGCATGCAGGACCTGGTCTCGGTGCAGAGCTTCGGCTTCAGGGGGGAAGCTCTGCCCAGTATAGCCTCCGTATCCAGGCTCAGGCTTTCTTCCTGCGTCCAGGGCCGGGATGAGGGCAGTTTTCTGGAGATCCTTTACGGAGATCATCTGGAAGAGGGTCCAGAGGCCATGGATCCAGGCACCAGGGTTAAAGTGCAGAATCTGCTGGCCAATATTCCGGCCAGGCTCAAGTTTTTAAAAACCAAAAACACAGAGGCCAAAAAGTGCTCGGAAAATTTTATCCGCCTGGCCCTGGCCAACCTGGAGGTTGACCTGGAGCTGTACTCCGAGGGACGCAGCCTGCATCGATTCTTTGCAAATGAAAACCTCAAGGAAAGACTGTCCAGGGTGTGGCCGGAGCAGTTGTGCCGGGATTTGAAGGAAGTGGAGCTGGATCAGGGGGATTTCCGGGTGCACGGGGTGGCCTCAGCCCCGGAAAACGCCCAGGCCAGGGGAGAGCGCATGCTCTTTTACGTGAACAACCGCGCAGTCAAGGATAAAACCCTCATCTCGGCCCTGAAGCAGGCCTACAAGGGCAGGCTTCTTTCCCGGGAGTACCCCCAGGCGGTCATTTTCCTGGAGATCCCCCCGGAAGAGGTGGATGTAAACGTGCATCCGGCCAAGTCAGAGGTGCGCTTTCGCAATGAAAAGCATGTTTTCTCCCTGGTGTCCAGGGCGGTGGGCAAGGTGTTGGACAAAAATTATTTTCAAGTACCTGAAATGCCGGCAGAGGAGGTTGACGTCGCCGGCAGAGCTGACTCGCCCAGGTATGGTCCCGGCCCAGGGGAAACCCGCCCGGAAATGCCTGTTTTCAGGGAAGACTTCCGCCATGAAACCGCTCCGGATTATGGGGACAGGCCCCCGAAAAAACCTGCACCCCCGGTTCATGCCCCGGATATGGGGCTTTCTTATCTGGGCCAAGTGGAAAACAACTATCTGGTTTTCCTTAATTCTTCTGGCAGGTTGCTGGTGGTGGACCAGCACGGGGCACATGAAAGGGTGGTCTTTGAAGATCTCAAGAGCAGACAGGGATCTGTTCAGAGCAGAATGCTGGCCATGCCCATGCAGATAGAGCTGCACCAGGCTGAAAAGAATCTTCTGGAGGAGATATGGTCAATGCTCAGGTCCCTGGGTTTTGTTTTGGAGCTTCAGGATGAAAGTCTTTTGCAGGTAAAAGGCCTTCCGGATATTTTGACTTCTGGTGAAGGACTGGAGGCGCTGCGCTCCATGCTGGAGGATAAGGCCAGGGATATGGACGGGATTTTGATTGCCATGGCCTGCAGGACATCCATCAAGTCCGGCAGTTCCATGACCCGGGACGAGGCCCTGAGCCTGGCTCATAAGCTCATGCAGTGCAAAGAGATGAATTTTTGTCCCCACGGCCGGCCCATATGCATGGACTTGGGCGGCAAAGAACTGGAAAGGCTTTTTAAGCGCAGATAG
- a CDS encoding phenylacetate--CoA ligase family protein — MQVFDRHEVLDRKEIENLQAIRLKNTVHQATASTFYRNSLARASVKVPDINSHEDIARLPFTTKEDLREQYPFGFLAMPKEKMVRLHASSGTTGSPTVILHTQNDLNVWADLVARSMHCAGVRSSDVFQNMSGYGLFTGGLGIHYGAERLGCLTIPAGVGNSKRQIKMLGDYKVSVAHIIPSYALHLGSVFDDQGVDPRSMHLRIMLIGAEPHSEEIRSRIQEIYGVRAYNSYGLSEMNGPGVAFECEYQTGMHLWEDAYLAEIIDPETLEPVPQGQTGELVLTTLTREGMPILRYRTRDLTRFIPGECPCGRSHRRIDRITGRSDDMIVIKGVNIYPMQVEKILMSIPEVGQNYIIQLERQGHMDQMRVKVEIRDEFFVEDMRRLQQIQNKIAGLLREEILISPKIDLVEHNTLPQSQGKATRVVDKREEGK, encoded by the coding sequence ATGCAAGTCTTTGACAGGCACGAAGTCCTTGACAGAAAAGAAATCGAAAACCTGCAGGCCATAAGGCTTAAGAATACAGTTCACCAGGCTACAGCCTCCACTTTCTACCGCAACAGCCTTGCCCGGGCCAGCGTTAAAGTCCCGGATATAAATTCCCACGAAGATATAGCCAGGCTACCGTTCACCACCAAAGAAGACCTGCGGGAACAATACCCTTTCGGTTTTCTGGCCATGCCCAAGGAAAAAATGGTCCGCCTGCACGCCTCTTCCGGAACCACCGGGTCTCCCACAGTAATTCTGCACACCCAGAACGACCTCAATGTCTGGGCCGACCTGGTGGCCAGATCCATGCACTGCGCCGGGGTCCGCTCCAGCGACGTCTTCCAGAACATGAGCGGATACGGGCTTTTCACCGGGGGGCTGGGCATACATTACGGTGCAGAGAGGCTGGGCTGCCTGACCATCCCCGCCGGCGTAGGGAACAGCAAGCGCCAGATCAAGATGCTCGGGGACTACAAGGTAAGCGTGGCCCATATTATTCCATCATACGCCCTGCACCTGGGCTCGGTTTTTGACGACCAGGGTGTGGATCCGCGCTCCATGCACCTGCGCATCATGCTCATCGGGGCCGAGCCCCACAGCGAGGAAATAAGGAGCAGAATCCAGGAAATTTACGGGGTAAGAGCTTACAACTCCTATGGTCTGTCCGAAATGAACGGCCCTGGAGTTGCCTTCGAGTGCGAGTATCAGACCGGCATGCACCTGTGGGAGGATGCTTACCTGGCGGAAATAATCGACCCCGAAACCCTGGAGCCTGTTCCCCAGGGCCAGACCGGGGAGCTGGTCCTGACCACACTTACCCGGGAAGGAATGCCCATCCTGCGCTACCGCACCCGGGACCTGACCCGTTTTATACCCGGAGAATGCCCTTGCGGGCGCAGCCACAGGCGTATAGATCGGATCACCGGCCGCTCCGACGACATGATCGTCATAAAAGGGGTGAACATCTACCCCATGCAGGTTGAAAAAATACTTATGTCCATTCCCGAAGTGGGACAGAACTATATCATCCAGCTTGAGCGCCAGGGTCACATGGACCAGATGCGGGTCAAGGTGGAAATAAGAGATGAATTTTTTGTGGAGGACATGCGCCGACTGCAGCAGATTCAAAACAAGATAGCCGGGCTCTTGAGAGAGGAAATACTCATCAGTCCCAAAATAGACCTGGTGGAGCACAATACCCTGCCCCAGTCCCAGGGCAAGGCTACCAGGGTGGTGGACAAGAGGGAAGAAGGAAAATAG
- the purD gene encoding phosphoribosylamine--glycine ligase: protein MRVLIVGSGGREHALAWKIRQSPRVERLFIAPGNGGTALEGENVAVDVDDIPGLVKLARTKKVDLVIVGPELPLVLGLTDALEKENILCFGPGAYPAQLEGSKAFAKSLMSQAEVPTAGYRVFEDFNQAVKYVQGRDFPVVIKADGLAAGKGVVVADDFEQAREALDDMLVKQVFGKAGERVVIEEALSGEEASFLALCDGRNFLLLPSSQDHKRIGENDTGPNTGGMGAYSPAPVLPAAKYQETADLVIRPMLQHLEQTDQPFKGVLYAGLIFSEDGPRVLEYNVRFGDPECQPLLMRLDSDLLEVIMACVHGRAAERSLQIKDEASVCVVLSAGGYPARYTKGHEITGIEEAETDPLVRVFHAGTAYKDGRLVTSGGRVLGVTALGTDLGDAIERCYRAVEKISFEGMYYRRDIGQKGL from the coding sequence ATGCGGGTTTTGATAGTTGGTTCCGGTGGAAGGGAGCACGCCCTGGCCTGGAAGATAAGGCAGAGCCCCAGGGTGGAGAGGCTGTTCATAGCCCCGGGCAACGGCGGAACAGCCCTGGAAGGAGAAAACGTTGCCGTAGACGTGGACGATATACCCGGACTGGTCAAACTGGCCAGGACGAAAAAGGTGGACCTGGTTATTGTCGGCCCGGAACTGCCTTTGGTCCTTGGGCTCACGGATGCACTGGAAAAGGAGAATATCCTCTGTTTCGGACCAGGAGCCTATCCTGCCCAGCTGGAAGGCAGCAAGGCCTTTGCCAAGTCTCTCATGTCCCAGGCCGAGGTGCCTACTGCCGGGTACAGAGTGTTTGAAGACTTTAACCAGGCTGTAAAATACGTTCAAGGCAGGGATTTTCCAGTGGTGATCAAGGCTGACGGCCTGGCTGCCGGAAAGGGAGTGGTCGTGGCCGATGATTTTGAACAGGCCCGGGAGGCCCTGGATGACATGCTGGTGAAGCAGGTTTTCGGCAAGGCCGGGGAGCGGGTGGTCATTGAAGAGGCCCTGAGCGGCGAAGAAGCATCCTTTCTGGCCCTTTGCGACGGTAGGAATTTTCTTCTGCTGCCCTCGTCCCAGGATCATAAGCGTATCGGGGAAAACGATACAGGCCCCAATACAGGAGGCATGGGGGCTTACAGCCCGGCCCCGGTGCTGCCTGCAGCAAAATACCAGGAAACCGCGGACCTGGTTATAAGGCCCATGCTGCAGCATCTTGAACAGACGGATCAGCCCTTCAAGGGAGTCCTGTACGCCGGACTTATTTTCAGTGAAGATGGCCCCAGGGTGCTGGAGTACAATGTCCGTTTCGGTGACCCGGAATGTCAGCCCCTGCTTATGCGTTTGGACTCGGATCTTCTGGAGGTGATCATGGCCTGCGTGCACGGCAGGGCAGCTGAAAGAAGTCTGCAGATAAAAGATGAGGCCAGCGTATGTGTTGTCCTTTCAGCGGGCGGGTATCCGGCCAGGTATACCAAGGGGCATGAAATAACCGGAATTGAAGAGGCTGAAACCGATCCTCTGGTCAGGGTGTTTCACGCCGGAACAGCTTATAAAGACGGGCGTCTGGTCACCAGTGGAGGCCGGGTGCTGGGAGTCACAGCCTTGGGTACGGACCTGGGGGATGCCATTGAGCGCTGTTACCGGGCCGTGGAAAAGATATCCTTTGAGGGCATGTACTACCGCCGGGATATAGGCCAGAAGGGGCTGTAA
- a CDS encoding phosphatidylserine decarboxylase family protein, with the protein MQKPHFHIRPEGLNIISLTVLVTLVFSLLGWAFFSIIGLVASFFALNFFRDPERVTPDAPGVAVAPADGRVVKVETMQDPFTGEQRTAICIFMNVFNVHVNRFPLTGTVQAINYQPGKFINASLDKASLDNERCALHFEDEDRRGWTMVQIAGLLARRIVCYAETGDKLSRGQRFGLIKLGSRVDLYLPQGYESKVSVGEKTIAGQSIIARKTDSASGST; encoded by the coding sequence ATGCAAAAACCTCACTTTCACATCCGCCCCGAAGGATTGAACATCATCTCCCTGACTGTGCTGGTCACCCTGGTCTTCTCCCTGCTTGGCTGGGCCTTTTTTTCCATCATCGGCTTGGTGGCCTCTTTTTTCGCTCTTAATTTCTTCCGGGACCCGGAAAGGGTGACCCCGGACGCACCCGGTGTTGCAGTGGCTCCTGCAGACGGCAGGGTGGTCAAGGTTGAGACCATGCAGGATCCTTTTACAGGAGAACAAAGAACCGCCATATGCATCTTCATGAACGTCTTCAACGTCCATGTAAACAGGTTTCCCCTGACAGGTACGGTCCAGGCCATAAACTACCAGCCCGGAAAGTTTATCAACGCCTCCCTGGACAAAGCCTCCCTGGATAATGAAAGATGCGCCCTGCACTTTGAGGATGAAGACCGCCGGGGATGGACCATGGTTCAGATAGCCGGTCTTCTGGCCAGAAGGATAGTGTGCTATGCTGAAACAGGAGACAAGCTGTCCAGGGGACAAAGATTCGGCCTGATAAAACTGGGCTCCAGGGTTGACCTTTACCTGCCGCAGGGGTATGAAAGTAAAGTAAGCGTAGGCGAAAAAACCATTGCCGGACAAAGCATAATCGCCCGCAAAACCGATTCAGCGTCTGGAAGCACATGA
- the pssA gene encoding CDP-diacylglycerol--serine O-phosphatidyltransferase has product MTQNTTGPKHKGFYILPNLLTTAALFAGFLGILWAIEGRFELSALAILAACIFDGLDGKIARLTKSASDFGIQFDSLSDLVSFGVCPAVTIYLWQTHNFGQVGLVVPFLFMACGALRLARFNLQTKNLPKKFFVGLPIPAAACTLAALILFSTYLPEVILVHILPTFTLALAFVLSLLMISKVKYASFKELEMVRLHPFSSTVTAIMLFVLVASEPKLIIFIVFMTYIISGILYTYLYLPLRKPAHLREPRKEFP; this is encoded by the coding sequence ATGACTCAGAATACAACCGGACCAAAACATAAAGGATTTTACATCCTGCCCAACCTTCTGACCACTGCGGCCCTTTTCGCAGGGTTTCTGGGGATACTCTGGGCCATTGAAGGCAGGTTTGAACTGAGTGCCCTGGCCATCCTGGCCGCCTGCATATTTGACGGGCTGGACGGCAAAATCGCCAGGCTCACCAAATCAGCCTCGGACTTCGGCATCCAGTTCGATTCCCTGTCAGACCTGGTTTCCTTCGGAGTATGTCCGGCTGTTACCATCTACTTGTGGCAGACGCACAACTTCGGCCAGGTGGGCCTTGTAGTGCCTTTTCTATTCATGGCCTGTGGAGCCCTGCGTCTGGCCAGGTTCAACCTGCAGACCAAAAATTTGCCCAAGAAATTTTTCGTGGGCCTGCCCATCCCGGCTGCCGCCTGTACCCTGGCTGCGCTTATCCTTTTCAGTACCTATCTGCCGGAGGTGATCCTGGTCCACATACTGCCGACCTTTACCCTGGCCCTGGCCTTTGTCCTCAGCCTGCTCATGATCAGCAAGGTCAAGTACGCTTCTTTCAAAGAACTGGAAATGGTCCGCCTGCACCCGTTTTCCTCCACTGTAACCGCCATCATGCTTTTCGTGCTGGTGGCCTCGGAACCCAAACTGATTATTTTCATTGTCTTTATGACCTATATAATTTCAGGTATACTGTACACCTATCTCTACCTGCCCCTGCGCAAGCCCGCTCACCTACGGGAGCCCCGCAAGGAGTTCCCGTAA